One uncultured Hyphomonas sp. genomic region harbors:
- a CDS encoding PAS domain-containing sensor histidine kinase, with the protein MSARLKWTVAGTIVLLAAAMGLKAWDEHQRADANLLLTLQAEAEALAGRVGGRADTVETAIRLVTDNHASRSAIAAATPGVDAVMTLADAKQAPEGSRLDAAATVAESLMQTDQRAGLSELGDVVLVSGSGNQAVIALAPAGTWLPVMSNGREVSLVSGGLRFVAGDPAPRPANGLRPIRQARFEKGQGLQRTALACSDIAGGGLAVCSTTRADVFTRDDLVSLLIFALLLAAPVLAITGLLGRLSKKQADTFVEAARDEQADRIMATVMRSARAGYWEWASGEASIFLSEASSEMLDLEGMRTVSLGNFLNQVHPEHQARVREAIEKSREIGWLQVAFVLAKPPLRWIEMRGSGSDTEDGKLFGGILLDISDRKQAEDRVKAAERRLRSALEGFNGPFALWDHRKRLLYWNRAFATDFGLTETLRTGMTHETVTIARSGAIRAERQSADDNQSTLIGLQGGRWLKLVERPSPDGGLITIGIDVTENIGIEEELRRQKERMRKTMLDLERSEGRAGELARKLTEEKSRAENASNSKSAFLANMSHELRTPLNAINGFSEILAHELYGPLGDPRYKGYAQDILASGQHLLDMINDILDMAKIEAGKMTINPQPIDPVDPVDAAVRMIRRKASDKDIEVVLDVQPGLPEIDADHRAIRQMVLNLVSNAIKFTNAGGKITVAVQQYGPDIKVSVTDTGIGIPAADLPRLSQPFEQAAGSHDRNYEGTGLGLALTKSFAEMHGGELCLSSIEGEGTTVSFTLPIAGPGAAEDESDDRDAA; encoded by the coding sequence GTGTCGGCACGCCTGAAATGGACCGTCGCCGGGACGATAGTCCTTCTGGCTGCTGCCATGGGGCTGAAAGCCTGGGATGAGCACCAGCGCGCCGATGCCAATTTGCTGCTGACGCTGCAGGCGGAGGCTGAAGCGCTGGCCGGGCGGGTCGGAGGACGCGCCGATACGGTGGAAACCGCCATCCGCCTCGTGACCGACAATCATGCCTCGCGTTCGGCCATTGCCGCGGCAACCCCGGGCGTCGATGCCGTCATGACGCTGGCCGATGCCAAACAGGCACCCGAAGGCAGCCGGCTCGATGCCGCAGCTACGGTGGCAGAGTCCCTAATGCAAACCGATCAGCGGGCAGGCCTCTCAGAGCTTGGCGATGTTGTCCTGGTATCGGGCAGCGGCAACCAGGCCGTGATCGCGCTGGCGCCAGCGGGCACCTGGCTGCCGGTCATGTCGAACGGCCGTGAAGTATCGCTTGTCTCGGGCGGGCTCCGCTTCGTGGCTGGCGATCCTGCGCCGCGCCCGGCGAACGGTTTGCGGCCGATCCGGCAGGCACGTTTCGAAAAAGGGCAGGGCCTTCAGCGGACCGCGCTTGCCTGCAGTGACATCGCAGGCGGCGGGCTTGCCGTCTGCAGCACCACCCGGGCCGACGTGTTCACGCGCGATGACCTGGTCAGCCTCCTGATCTTTGCCCTGCTTCTGGCGGCGCCAGTCCTGGCGATCACCGGACTTCTGGGCCGCCTGTCGAAGAAGCAGGCCGACACATTCGTTGAAGCGGCCCGTGATGAACAGGCCGACCGGATCATGGCGACCGTCATGCGCAGCGCCCGCGCCGGCTATTGGGAATGGGCCTCCGGAGAGGCATCAATCTTCCTGTCCGAAGCGTCCAGCGAAATGCTGGACCTTGAGGGCATGCGAACGGTCTCGCTTGGTAATTTCCTCAATCAGGTTCATCCGGAACATCAGGCCCGCGTGCGCGAAGCGATCGAGAAGTCGCGCGAGATTGGCTGGCTGCAGGTGGCTTTCGTGCTGGCAAAGCCGCCGCTCCGCTGGATCGAGATGCGCGGTTCGGGGTCTGACACCGAAGATGGCAAGCTGTTCGGCGGGATCCTCCTGGACATTTCGGACCGCAAGCAGGCTGAAGACCGGGTCAAGGCTGCTGAACGGCGCCTGCGCAGTGCATTGGAAGGGTTCAATGGTCCCTTTGCCCTGTGGGATCACCGCAAGCGTCTCCTCTATTGGAACCGCGCCTTCGCCACCGATTTCGGCCTCACCGAAACGCTGCGCACGGGCATGACGCACGAGACGGTTACCATCGCCCGGTCTGGCGCGATCCGTGCAGAACGTCAGTCAGCAGATGACAACCAGTCGACCCTGATCGGTTTGCAGGGCGGACGCTGGCTGAAGCTGGTCGAGCGGCCATCCCCGGACGGCGGCCTGATCACGATCGGCATCGATGTGACCGAGAATATTGGCATTGAAGAAGAGCTGCGCCGCCAGAAAGAGCGGATGCGCAAGACGATGCTGGACCTCGAACGCTCAGAAGGCCGGGCCGGGGAACTGGCCCGCAAACTGACGGAAGAGAAGTCGCGCGCCGAGAACGCCTCGAACTCGAAATCTGCCTTCCTGGCAAATATGAGCCATGAGTTGCGCACGCCGCTGAACGCCATCAACGGCTTCTCGGAAATCCTCGCGCACGAACTCTACGGGCCGCTCGGCGATCCGCGATACAAGGGCTATGCGCAGGACATTCTCGCCTCCGGCCAGCACCTGTTGGACATGATCAACGACATCCTCGACATGGCAAAGATCGAGGCCGGCAAGATGACGATCAATCCGCAGCCGATCGATCCGGTCGATCCGGTGGACGCGGCCGTGCGGATGATCCGGCGCAAGGCGTCAGACAAGGATATCGAGGTTGTGCTGGACGTCCAGCCGGGCCTGCCCGAGATCGACGCAGACCATCGCGCCATCCGTCAGATGGTGCTGAACCTCGTGTCGAACGCGATCAAATTCACCAATGCGGGCGGCAAGATCACGGTCGCCGTGCAGCAATACGGGCCGGACATCAAAGTCTCAGTCACCGACACAGGCATCGGCATCCCAGCTGCGGACCTGCCGCGTCTTTCACAGCCGTTCGAACAGGCGGCCGGCTCGCATGACCGGAATTATGAGGGGACCGGGCTCGGCCTCGCCCTCACCAAATCCTTCGCGGAGATGCATGGCGGCGAGCTCTGTCTTTCGTCCATCGAAGGCGAGGGCACGACCGTGTCCTTTACCCTGCCGATTGCCGGGCCGGGTGCTGCTGAAGACGAAAGCGACGACCGCGACGCGGCCTGA
- the pepN gene encoding aminopeptidase N — protein sequence MRTETPVSVQLSDYKPYPFEIEQVNLRFDLDPDATKVRSELKVRRTGAAGDALVLDGEGLTLRSISIDGQALDASCYDQTDKALIIASVPDAFTLVTEVEIAPSQNTALSGLYMSGGRFCTQCESTGFRRITFYPDRPDVMSAFHVWMAADKSAYPILLSNGTPGETGDLDDGRHFAVWDDPHKKPSYLFALCAGDYDVYRDSFTTMNGDEIALAIHVDKGDAERAAWAMDSLKRSMTWDEQTYGRAYDLGVFNIVAVRDFNFGAMENKGLNVFNSAYVLADEATATDADFEAIESIVAHEYFHNWTGNRITCRDWFQLCLKEGLTVFRDQNFSADMRSRPVQRIKDVIRLRARQFAEDAGPLAHSVRPDHYGSIDNLYTATVYEKGAELIGMLRRMIGEELYRKGMDLYFERHDGQAVTIEDFYKCFEDVTGEDFTQFRLWYAQAGTPEVTVEENWKPETREIEITLKQKTPPTPGQPVKKPVPIPLEMALLDEEGNLAEWTTILEDEDVTLTMEMPESVTEPPLVSVNRDFTAPIRLNRSLTRDQRLAMVRMETDPFNQWDAVQTLVKAEILALSEGSQAEPDDALVTALAGAVEQAVDDPAFAALLTRLPEVGEMFLERQPADAVALNAARKKLQSALADKLSGFSTSTLGKPTPAPFDPGAEQAGIRALRTAMIVLLGVSPDAGAADTLRGLYDNATNMTERLAALRAYTVQKGGKANEALADFEETWKDNPLVMDKWFALQATTGDAETIKALAAHPAFDLRNPNRVRSVVAAFTMQNLAAFHAPDGSGYQAVEEIILKADKANPALGARLLTAFEQWRILEPQAKAAAEATLKRLQSAGLSSNAADIVARALG from the coding sequence ATGCGAACCGAAACCCCCGTTTCTGTGCAACTTTCCGACTACAAACCCTATCCGTTCGAAATCGAGCAGGTGAACCTGCGCTTCGATCTCGATCCGGATGCGACGAAAGTCCGCTCCGAACTGAAGGTGCGCCGCACAGGCGCTGCAGGCGATGCCCTTGTGCTGGACGGGGAGGGGCTGACGCTCCGGTCGATTTCGATTGACGGCCAGGCGCTCGATGCCAGTTGTTACGACCAGACGGACAAGGCCCTGATCATCGCGTCGGTGCCGGATGCGTTCACGCTGGTCACGGAAGTGGAAATCGCCCCGTCGCAGAACACGGCCCTGTCCGGGCTGTATATGTCGGGCGGGCGTTTCTGCACCCAGTGCGAGTCGACGGGCTTCCGCCGTATCACATTCTATCCCGACCGGCCGGACGTCATGAGCGCCTTCCATGTCTGGATGGCCGCAGACAAGAGCGCCTATCCGATCCTCCTGTCGAATGGCACGCCGGGCGAGACGGGCGATCTGGACGATGGCCGTCACTTCGCCGTTTGGGATGACCCGCACAAGAAGCCGTCCTACCTCTTCGCACTATGCGCCGGGGACTATGACGTCTACCGCGACAGCTTCACCACGATGAATGGCGACGAGATTGCGCTGGCCATCCATGTCGACAAGGGCGATGCCGAGCGTGCCGCCTGGGCGATGGACAGCCTCAAGCGCTCCATGACCTGGGACGAGCAGACCTATGGCCGTGCCTATGACCTTGGCGTGTTCAACATCGTCGCCGTGCGCGACTTCAATTTCGGCGCCATGGAGAACAAGGGCCTCAACGTCTTCAACTCCGCCTATGTGCTGGCCGACGAAGCGACCGCGACGGATGCGGACTTCGAAGCCATTGAGAGCATCGTGGCGCACGAATATTTCCACAACTGGACCGGCAACCGCATCACCTGCCGCGACTGGTTCCAGCTCTGCCTGAAGGAGGGCCTGACGGTCTTCCGTGACCAGAACTTCTCCGCTGACATGCGCTCGCGCCCCGTACAGCGCATCAAGGACGTGATCCGCCTGCGTGCGCGCCAGTTTGCCGAAGATGCCGGTCCGCTGGCCCATTCCGTGCGGCCGGACCATTACGGCTCCATCGACAATCTCTACACCGCGACCGTCTATGAGAAGGGCGCCGAACTGATCGGCATGCTGCGCCGGATGATCGGTGAAGAGCTCTACCGCAAAGGCATGGACCTCTATTTCGAACGCCATGACGGCCAGGCGGTGACGATCGAGGATTTCTACAAATGCTTCGAAGACGTCACCGGCGAAGACTTCACCCAGTTCCGCCTCTGGTATGCCCAGGCCGGGACGCCGGAAGTGACGGTCGAGGAAAACTGGAAGCCCGAGACGCGTGAGATCGAGATCACGCTGAAGCAGAAGACGCCGCCGACGCCCGGCCAGCCTGTGAAAAAGCCGGTGCCGATCCCGCTGGAAATGGCGCTGCTGGACGAGGAAGGCAATCTCGCCGAGTGGACGACCATCCTGGAAGACGAGGATGTGACCCTCACCATGGAGATGCCGGAGTCGGTCACCGAGCCGCCGCTCGTCTCCGTAAACCGGGACTTCACGGCGCCGATCCGCCTCAATCGCTCCCTGACGCGCGACCAGCGCCTCGCCATGGTCCGTATGGAGACAGATCCGTTCAATCAGTGGGATGCTGTCCAGACGTTGGTGAAGGCCGAGATCCTTGCTCTCTCCGAAGGCAGTCAGGCCGAGCCGGATGACGCGCTCGTCACGGCCCTTGCCGGCGCCGTGGAACAGGCCGTGGACGACCCGGCTTTTGCTGCGCTGCTGACACGCCTGCCGGAAGTCGGGGAAATGTTCCTGGAGCGCCAGCCGGCCGATGCCGTTGCGCTGAACGCCGCCCGCAAGAAGCTGCAGTCCGCGCTCGCGGACAAGCTTTCCGGCTTTAGTACTTCGACCCTTGGCAAGCCGACGCCGGCACCCTTCGATCCGGGCGCAGAGCAAGCCGGGATCCGCGCGCTGCGCACCGCGATGATCGTGCTGCTCGGCGTGTCGCCGGATGCAGGCGCAGCCGATACGCTGCGGGGGCTCTACGACAATGCCACCAACATGACCGAACGCCTCGCAGCCCTGCGCGCCTATACGGTGCAGAAGGGCGGCAAGGCGAATGAGGCGCTGGCCGATTTCGAGGAGACCTGGAAAGACAATCCGCTGGTCATGGATAAATGGTTCGCCCTGCAGGCCACGACGGGTGATGCCGAAACGATCAAGGCGCTCGCCGCGCATCCGGCCTTCGACCTGCGCAACCCGAACCGGGTCCGTTCTGTCGTCGCGGCCTTCACGATGCAGAACCTTGCCGCCTTCCATGCACCGGACGGGTCCGGTTACCAGGCGGTCGAGGAGATCATCCTCAAGGCCGACAAGGCGAACCCGGCCCTCGGCGCCCGCCTGCTGACCGCGTTCGAGCAATGGCGCATCCTGGAACCGCAGGCCAAGGCGGCGGCAGAAGCCACGCTGAAGCGGCTCCAGTCGGCGGGGCTCTCCTCCAACGCAGCGGACATTGTGGCCCGCGCGCTCGGTTAA
- a CDS encoding VanZ family protein, with translation MTRFFRSAAARRAAGAATLVLMLAIALLSLVPAGDLPPVEGSDKLKHFIAYGSLGGALTLALGPGRAVRAFLITIIYGALMEVAQGLAPTGREFSLLDEVANISGAGLGTSLALVLRR, from the coding sequence ATGACCCGCTTTTTCCGGTCAGCCGCAGCCCGGCGCGCAGCCGGCGCCGCAACGCTCGTCCTGATGCTCGCAATCGCCTTACTTTCACTGGTTCCGGCAGGCGACCTGCCGCCGGTCGAAGGCTCCGACAAGCTGAAACACTTCATCGCTTACGGCAGTCTTGGCGGCGCGCTGACCCTCGCGCTCGGGCCGGGCCGCGCTGTCCGGGCCTTTCTCATTACGATTATTTATGGCGCCCTGATGGAAGTGGCGCAGGGACTGGCGCCGACGGGCCGGGAATTCTCCCTGCTCGACGAAGTCGCCAACATATCGGGGGCCGGACTTGGGACGAGCCTCGCGCTGGTCCTGCGCCGGTAA
- a CDS encoding acyl-CoA dehydrogenase family protein: MNFDFSEDQKFLAGEARKFLEAESAIPVVREVLNDDDKAYSEALWKKIAEMGWLGTAIPEEQGGLGLGMLEMCVLAEEMGRVLAPVPFSSTAYFLTEAVKLAGSDEVKNDILPRIVAGEIIGCYAASEGPGHPDPASLKTTFDGSTVSGTKIPVTDGGIATHAVVLAKEGSGASLVLVDLSGAGVSRKTLSTLDPTRGHAELTFDKTPGVRLGAAGDGASLNDQLMDKVAVLLAFEQLGGASRALEMAKEYALERYAFGRPIAGNQAIKHKLAEMYVKNEVARSNCFYGAWALSTDAPEMPEAAAAARVAASEAFWYASKENIQTHGGMGFTWEVDCHLYYRRAKLLAVQAGGPKVWKEKLVRALEQKNAA; the protein is encoded by the coding sequence ATGAACTTCGACTTTTCGGAAGACCAGAAATTCCTCGCCGGCGAGGCGCGGAAATTCCTCGAGGCCGAGAGCGCCATTCCGGTGGTGCGCGAGGTATTGAACGATGACGACAAAGCCTATTCGGAAGCGCTCTGGAAAAAGATCGCCGAAATGGGCTGGCTGGGCACCGCCATTCCGGAAGAGCAAGGAGGCCTTGGCCTCGGCATGCTGGAAATGTGCGTGCTGGCCGAGGAAATGGGCCGCGTCCTGGCGCCGGTCCCCTTCTCGTCCACGGCCTACTTCCTGACCGAGGCCGTGAAACTGGCCGGGTCGGACGAAGTGAAGAACGACATCCTGCCGCGCATTGTCGCCGGCGAGATCATCGGCTGCTACGCCGCCAGCGAAGGCCCGGGCCATCCGGATCCAGCCAGCCTGAAAACCACATTCGACGGCTCCACCGTCTCCGGCACCAAGATCCCGGTCACCGATGGCGGCATCGCCACGCACGCCGTTGTGCTGGCCAAGGAAGGCTCCGGCGCAAGCCTCGTCCTCGTTGACCTCTCCGGCGCAGGCGTTTCCCGCAAGACACTCTCCACGCTCGACCCGACGCGCGGCCATGCCGAGCTGACCTTCGACAAGACACCGGGCGTCCGCCTCGGTGCCGCAGGTGACGGCGCAAGCCTCAATGACCAGCTGATGGACAAGGTGGCCGTGCTGCTCGCCTTCGAACAGCTGGGCGGGGCGTCCCGCGCGCTGGAAATGGCGAAGGAATACGCGCTGGAGCGCTACGCCTTCGGCCGTCCGATCGCCGGCAACCAGGCCATCAAGCACAAGCTGGCCGAGATGTATGTGAAGAACGAGGTGGCCCGCTCCAACTGCTTCTATGGCGCCTGGGCCCTGTCGACCGATGCCCCGGAAATGCCGGAAGCGGCTGCTGCCGCCCGCGTGGCCGCATCGGAAGCCTTCTGGTATGCTTCGAAAGAGAACATCCAGACCCATGGCGGCATGGGCTTCACCTGGGAGGTGGACTGCCACCTCTACTACCGCCGCGCCAAGCTGCTGGCCGTGCAGGCTGGTGGTCCGAAAGTCTGGAAAGAAAAGCTCGTGCGTGCGCTCGAGCAAAAGAACGCCGCCTAA
- a CDS encoding acyl-CoA dehydrogenase family protein gives MDFNDTPEEAAFRAEARAFLEKHLKPKGSAPASRDRANMLEKAKAWQKTKAENKFAQITWPEEWGGRGGTAMQNVIWGQEESKFDAPTGPFAIGLGMCVPTVIAFGSDEHKERYVQKALMGEEIWCQLFSEPSAGSDVAGLKTRAVKDGDEWVINGQKVWTSGAHYSDYGILLVRTDPKVPKHKGLTMFIVNMKQPGVEVRPIHQASGGREFNEVYFTDVRIPDKDRLGDVGAGWKVALVTLMNERLAVGGSPGPDWAEIMEYARDHGTLSDQAFREKLADWYVAAQGYKLTKFRTQTALSRGQTPGPENSIGKIITANHLQDICNSAIEMQDHYGIINETDRMPADAIFQQSFMWAPGLRIAGGTDEILKNIIAERVLGLPQDVRVDKDKPFDELKSG, from the coding sequence ATGGACTTCAACGACACACCCGAAGAAGCCGCCTTCCGCGCTGAGGCGCGCGCCTTCCTCGAAAAACACCTGAAGCCGAAAGGCTCCGCCCCGGCATCGCGCGACCGCGCGAACATGCTGGAAAAGGCGAAAGCCTGGCAGAAGACGAAAGCGGAAAACAAGTTCGCGCAGATCACCTGGCCCGAGGAATGGGGCGGGCGTGGCGGCACGGCCATGCAGAACGTGATCTGGGGCCAGGAAGAGTCGAAATTCGACGCGCCGACCGGCCCGTTCGCCATCGGCCTCGGCATGTGCGTGCCGACCGTCATCGCCTTCGGCTCGGACGAACACAAGGAACGTTATGTCCAGAAAGCCCTGATGGGCGAGGAAATCTGGTGCCAGCTGTTTTCCGAACCATCCGCTGGCTCTGACGTCGCCGGCCTGAAAACCCGCGCCGTGAAAGACGGGGACGAGTGGGTCATCAACGGCCAGAAGGTCTGGACCTCAGGCGCCCACTATTCCGACTACGGCATCCTCCTTGTCCGGACGGATCCGAAAGTGCCGAAGCACAAGGGCCTCACCATGTTCATCGTGAACATGAAACAGCCGGGCGTCGAAGTGCGCCCGATCCACCAGGCTTCCGGCGGACGCGAGTTCAACGAGGTTTACTTCACCGACGTCCGCATCCCGGACAAGGACCGTCTCGGCGATGTCGGCGCAGGCTGGAAAGTGGCCCTCGTCACGCTGATGAACGAGCGTCTCGCCGTCGGCGGCTCCCCCGGCCCGGACTGGGCGGAGATCATGGAGTACGCCCGCGACCACGGCACGCTGTCCGACCAGGCTTTCCGTGAAAAACTGGCCGACTGGTATGTCGCCGCCCAGGGTTACAAGCTGACCAAGTTCCGCACGCAGACGGCGCTGTCCCGCGGCCAGACGCCGGGACCGGAAAACTCGATCGGCAAGATCATCACCGCCAACCATTTGCAGGACATCTGCAACTCGGCCATCGAGATGCAGGACCATTACGGCATCATCAACGAGACCGACCGGATGCCGGCCGATGCGATCTTCCAGCAGAGCTTCATGTGGGCCCCCGGCCTGCGCATCGCTGGCGGCACGGATGAAATCCTGAAGAACATCATCGCAGAGCGCGTGCTTGGCCTGCCGCAGGATGTGCGGGTCGACAAGGACAAGCCATTCGACGAGCTGAAAAGCGGCTGA
- a CDS encoding DUF2892 domain-containing protein codes for MFKTNEGTIDRVLRVIVGLALIAIVFVGPQTPWGWIGLVPLLTGLVGTCPLYTILGIRTCKLKN; via the coding sequence ATGTTCAAGACCAATGAAGGTACCATCGACCGCGTTCTGCGCGTCATTGTCGGCTTGGCGCTGATCGCCATCGTCTTCGTCGGCCCGCAGACGCCCTGGGGCTGGATCGGCCTCGTGCCGCTGCTGACAGGCCTCGTCGGCACCTGCCCGCTCTACACGATCCTCGGCATCCGCACCTGCAAGCTGAAGAACTGA
- a CDS encoding ABC-type transport auxiliary lipoprotein family protein translates to MIRSISIAFASLALTACVSVLPEPKAPEGLYRFGAMTETYPVEAVVAVREPEASRLFGSRVIASEDSAGALRLVRGVEWTDNATRLMQVAMLDALDDSGAGVAVALEAGAGADYELVWRVEDFTLAGTQARCALEATLMRANTRKVVAQTRATSTADAAASSNASRALALAEAGRACVAEVAGFVSEKAVAADPDA, encoded by the coding sequence ATGATCCGCTCCATTTCGATTGCTTTCGCATCCCTTGCGCTCACCGCCTGTGTCAGCGTCCTGCCGGAACCCAAGGCACCGGAAGGCCTCTACCGTTTCGGCGCGATGACGGAGACCTATCCGGTCGAGGCGGTTGTGGCCGTGCGGGAACCGGAAGCCTCACGCCTGTTCGGCAGCCGCGTGATTGCGTCCGAAGACAGCGCCGGGGCGCTGCGCCTGGTGCGCGGTGTGGAATGGACGGACAATGCCACGCGCCTGATGCAGGTGGCGATGCTGGACGCGCTGGACGACAGCGGGGCAGGGGTCGCTGTTGCGCTGGAGGCCGGAGCCGGGGCCGATTATGAACTGGTCTGGCGGGTGGAGGATTTCACGCTGGCAGGCACACAGGCGCGGTGCGCTCTTGAAGCGACGCTGATGCGGGCGAATACCCGCAAGGTCGTCGCGCAGACGCGCGCAACATCCACCGCGGATGCGGCGGCATCCTCCAATGCGTCGCGCGCGCTGGCGCTGGCTGAAGCGGGCCGGGCCTGTGTCGCTGAGGTGGCAGGCTTTGTTTCCGAAAAGGCCGTGGCCGCAGACCCGGACGCCTGA
- a CDS encoding MlaD family protein gives METRANYAVIGAFVIVATLAVAAFVLWLGQSQFSRDYKAYDIIFEGPVSLEDGSAVRYIGIKVGEVSTVRIDRADPSKVRARIRIDRETPVKTDSTASIQLAGITGVTFVQISAGSPTSRLLEARPGEPVPVIKAEKTQLDQLVAGGAQVLGQANDTMERVKKLLTDENIDSISASLKNIETITTKLAAEDGLIDRANGTMKDLSRASNEFASASESVGKFSTNANQELAGLSGQLDSLLAEVTKVVASADAVMEQGGDTVRVVNSLLEGPATGVVEDSRLAAQDLRILISRMDRLTRELEQNPQSMLVGEPAPYEDKR, from the coding sequence ATGGAAACGCGAGCGAACTATGCCGTCATCGGCGCTTTCGTGATTGTTGCGACCCTGGCGGTTGCAGCCTTCGTGCTGTGGCTGGGACAGTCCCAGTTCAGCCGCGACTACAAGGCCTATGACATTATCTTCGAAGGGCCGGTCTCGCTCGAAGACGGATCGGCCGTGCGCTATATCGGGATCAAGGTAGGCGAGGTTTCGACTGTGCGCATCGACCGGGCCGACCCGTCCAAGGTGCGCGCGCGCATCCGGATCGACCGGGAGACCCCGGTGAAGACGGATTCCACTGCCTCGATTCAACTGGCCGGTATCACGGGCGTGACCTTCGTGCAGATCAGCGCCGGTTCCCCCACATCGCGCCTGCTGGAGGCCCGGCCGGGCGAACCTGTACCGGTGATCAAGGCCGAAAAGACCCAGCTCGACCAGCTGGTGGCCGGCGGCGCGCAAGTGCTGGGCCAGGCGAACGATACGATGGAGCGTGTGAAAAAGCTGCTGACGGACGAAAACATCGACTCCATCAGCGCCTCGCTGAAGAATATCGAGACGATCACCACGAAGCTCGCCGCCGAGGATGGCCTGATCGACCGGGCGAACGGCACGATGAAAGACCTGTCGCGCGCCAGCAATGAATTTGCGTCCGCTTCGGAATCGGTCGGCAAGTTCAGCACGAATGCCAACCAGGAGCTGGCCGGTCTGTCGGGACAGCTCGACAGTTTGCTGGCTGAAGTCACCAAGGTGGTCGCCTCTGCCGATGCCGTGATGGAGCAGGGCGGAGACACCGTGCGCGTGGTCAATTCCCTGCTGGAAGGCCCGGCCACCGGCGTGGTGGAGGATTCCCGCCTGGCGGCGCAGGACCTCCGTATCCTGATCAGCCGGATGGACCGGTTGACCCGCGAACTCGAACAGAACCCGCAAAGCATGCTTGTCGGGGAACCGGCTCCTTATGAGGACAAACGCTGA
- a CDS encoding ATP-binding cassette domain-containing protein yields the protein MTDDIIIRIRDLKTAYGTHVVHEHLDLDIRRGEIIGVIGPSGCGKSVLLRAITGLKEFAEGSIEVFGQRLEDLDEEQRADVEQRWGVMFQDGALFSNLTVRENVEVPIKEHTQIAPDLRHQLADMKIRMAGLSAEASPKFPSDLSGGMRKRAALARALALDPELLFLDEPTAGLDPITAEKFDALIRSLQKALGLTVFLVTHDVDTLHATCDRIAVLGEKHVLAVGTIEELRAFDHPWVQEYFCGPRGRAATGH from the coding sequence ATGACGGACGACATCATCATCCGCATCCGCGACCTGAAGACCGCTTATGGAACCCATGTCGTGCACGAGCATCTGGATCTCGACATCCGCCGCGGCGAGATCATCGGCGTGATCGGGCCGTCTGGCTGCGGCAAGTCCGTCCTGCTGCGGGCGATTACCGGCCTCAAGGAATTTGCGGAAGGCAGTATCGAAGTCTTCGGCCAGCGGCTGGAAGACCTCGACGAGGAACAACGCGCCGATGTGGAACAGCGCTGGGGCGTGATGTTCCAGGACGGTGCCCTGTTCTCGAACCTGACCGTGCGGGAGAATGTGGAAGTTCCGATAAAGGAACACACGCAGATCGCGCCGGACCTGCGCCACCAGCTGGCCGACATGAAGATCCGTATGGCAGGCCTCAGCGCCGAGGCGAGCCCGAAATTCCCCTCAGACCTTTCGGGCGGCATGCGCAAGCGGGCCGCGCTGGCCCGCGCGCTGGCGCTCGATCCGGAACTCCTGTTCCTGGACGAGCCGACCGCCGGACTCGACCCGATTACCGCAGAAAAATTCGATGCCCTGATCCGCAGCCTGCAAAAGGCGCTGGGCCTCACCGTCTTCCTTGTCACGCATGATGTGGATACGCTGCATGCGACCTGCGACCGGATCGCCGTGCTGGGAGAAAAACACGTGCTGGCAGTCGGCACGATTGAAGAATTGCGTGCGTTCGATCATCCGTGGGTGCAGGAATATTTCTGCGGCCCGCGCGGACGCGCGGCAACGGGACACTAG